Genomic DNA from Ilyobacter polytropus DSM 2926:
GTTCCTTTGCATTTTTAAGGTCCCTTTTTAATTTTTTTAGATTTATTTCCTCTTTTTTTAGTTCTCTCTTTACGGTATTTTTATCTTCAGGATCAAAAGTCATGATGACATCGCCTTTTTCCACATAATCTCCTTCATCATAGTAAAGTTTGTCTACTTTCAAACTTTCGTCGGCGTATACAAGTTTAGTATCTCTTGCTTCCATTACGCCATCAGCCTCTACTATCTTTTCAAAGTCTGACTTTTCAACCTTGTATGCAGAATAGCTTCTGTTTATGTCTTCTGAGTGAAGGTTTTTTTTGTAGAGAAAAAAAGCTAAAACTGCGAGAAATATTATAACAATTATTAATATCATTTTTTTCGACTTCATTGTTACCTCCTGTATTTTATCTCATAGATGAGAGCATTGAGTTCATTGTTTTTTCGCTCTAAGGTTATAGAGTTTTCTACAAATTCATCATACTTTTCAATATAGTCAGTGTAGGATTCACTACCCTGCTCATATTTTAGTTTGTAAATTTCATATTTTTTTTCTAATATAATATTTTCCCTTTTTAAATTTGATACCTCTTTTAAAAGTGAGGAGTATTTATTTTCAAAATCTTTTCTGAGATTATTGACTTTATATAATGTTTTTTCCTTTTCTAATTCCAACTCATTAATTTCAACTTCGTAAAGTTGACTAGAGTCATCATATTCAAAAAGTGTTTTTTCTAATTCAAGGGAAACTACTACTTGACCATCTACAGTATCATAAAAAGCACCTGCGGTAATATCCGGCCACTTATTGTCAAATTTTGAATATTTATAATTTTCTTTGGATTTTTCCAAAAGTAAATCAGAATTTTCCAAATCTCTTTTTCCAATGTTTTCAAAAATTTCTTTTTCCAATTTTTCAGCAGGAGAAAAATATTCTATTTCTTCTCCAGATAAATCAATTTTATAAAGGTCATAAAAATCAGTTTTTAATTTTTTAATATCTTCTTTTAGTTGTATGATATCACTTGTGGAATTTTCTACCAGCATCTGAGAATACATATAATCAAATTCGGTTCCAGCACCAAGTTCAAACTCTTTTTTTAATTTTTCCATGTCACTTATAAGTCCGGGATGGAGTTTCTCCTTTAAGTCTAGCTCAAGCTTTGTATCCATATAAGTCTGATAAAGAGAAATGACAGCTAATATCTCTTCTTCAACTGTTTCATTTTCAAGGTTTAGCCTGTATTCTTTATCATATGAGAAAATATTTGTCTCATATTTTCTGTCACTAAAGAATATATCTTTGAGTTCTTTTTCTATTCCGATAAGTTCCTCATCTGTACTTCCTGTAGTATGGTCATATTCAGCAGAATATTTGAAAATGTCATATTGGGCAGAAAAAGTACTGTCAAATTCTTCACTTTCATTGTAGTAATCGGAATCGGCCTCTATATCCACTCCGTCTCGGTCAGTGAGGTTTACTTTTGTTTCCTCGATATTTAAACGATTTGTTTCAAATTTCTTGAAGTCATTGGAATAGCCTTTAGTCTGAATAACTTTTAGCATATCATCTAAAGTCATAGCATGAATTTGCAGTGTGAGAGAAAGGGATAAAAAAATTATATAAATTTTTTTCAAAGTATTACCTCCTTTAGATTATATTTTACATAAATTATAACAAAAAACTATGTCAAAAATATGACAAAAAAAAGTCAAATGTGATTTTAAACATAATCAGGGAAAGTTTAGAAAATGATATTTTAATCTGGAAATTTTATCTAAATTATTAGTTGTGACACCAACTAAGTTATGTAAATAAAACTCTAGCATAGTTTGGATGGTGAGTCAACAATTTAACTATTTAAAAATTCTTTTTAATAATTATTTTATAAAAAAAAGAGCCATTAGGCTCTTTATATAGAATAGTATATAGATAGGTAGTTCAATACACTTCCTCCAATGACGAACAGATGCCATATTACATGAGTAAACTTTATCTTTTTAAGGAGATAAAATATCGCTCCTACGGAGTATGTTATACCACTTGCTAAAAGAAAGTTCAGAGCTTCAGAGTTTAGATTTGCCTTGAGATTTTTAAAGACAAATATTATCATCCATCCCATGAAAAGATAAATAAGTGTGGAAACAAAGGTAAACCTGCCTGTAAATTTTATTTTGAAAATTATTCCCATCAGGGTGAGCATCCACTGTATAACTAATAGTACAATAGCAACTTGACCTTTGACTACTGTGAGTAGATATGGAGTATACGAGCTAGAAATAAGTATGTATATTGCAGAATGATCAAATATTTTAAAAAGTTTTTTTGCTTTTCCAGGCTGTAGAATATGATAGGTACCTGACATAGAATATAGCAGTACAAGTGCTGCTCCAAATATACTAAAACTTATAAGATGTGCTATAGTTCCAAAATTCAATGCCCTGAATATGAGAAGTACAAGACCGTATACTGCTGTAAGAGCACCGAGATAGTGCGTTATTGAATTCATATATTCCTCTAATTTATTATGATCTGTCATGGCTGATTCCTCCAATTAAATATTTATAAATTAATTATACCACATTCTTAACTAATTTAGTCAAGAATACATTAAAAAAAATATAAATTTTTTTTAATGTAAAATGACTAAATGTTTAAAAAAGGTTGAATATTATATATTTTTTTATTATAAACAATTTTATTAAACTGTAATGAATGAAATTATCCTTTTAAAGAGATTAATGTCATAATAAAAAAACATATGTTATTAAATGGTCAAAAGTCTAAAAACACCATAAAATAAAGGATAGAAACGGACTGGGGATTTTCTTATCAAATTGGTAAAGTTTGACATTTTTTTTAAAAGTATATATACTATTTTTAGGAAGGGTCTAACAAAATTTAAATCTGAGGAGGTATAAGGTGAAAGT
This window encodes:
- a CDS encoding TolC family protein yields the protein MKKIYIIFLSLSLTLQIHAMTLDDMLKVIQTKGYSNDFKKFETNRLNIEETKVNLTDRDGVDIEADSDYYNESEEFDSTFSAQYDIFKYSAEYDHTTGSTDEELIGIEKELKDIFFSDRKYETNIFSYDKEYRLNLENETVEEEILAVISLYQTYMDTKLELDLKEKLHPGLISDMEKLKKEFELGAGTEFDYMYSQMLVENSTSDIIQLKEDIKKLKTDFYDLYKIDLSGEEIEYFSPAEKLEKEIFENIGKRDLENSDLLLEKSKENYKYSKFDNKWPDITAGAFYDTVDGQVVVSLELEKTLFEYDDSSQLYEVEINELELEKEKTLYKVNNLRKDFENKYSSLLKEVSNLKRENIILEKKYEIYKLKYEQGSESYTDYIEKYDEFVENSITLERKNNELNALIYEIKYRR
- the trhA gene encoding PAQR family membrane homeostasis protein TrhA, which translates into the protein MTDHNKLEEYMNSITHYLGALTAVYGLVLLIFRALNFGTIAHLISFSIFGAALVLLYSMSGTYHILQPGKAKKLFKIFDHSAIYILISSSYTPYLLTVVKGQVAIVLLVIQWMLTLMGIIFKIKFTGRFTFVSTLIYLFMGWMIIFVFKNLKANLNSEALNFLLASGITYSVGAIFYLLKKIKFTHVIWHLFVIGGSVLNYLSIYYSI